The following are from one region of the Rhizobium sullae genome:
- a CDS encoding ABC transporter ATP-binding protein produces the protein MSAALSVENLSVIYDDFHALQDVSIAVASGGSFGLVGESGSGKSTLLRAVAGLAPVKGGAIRVHDRLLQGSKRSKAFYRNVQMVFQDPYGSLHPRQTIDRLLLEPLAIHGIADSEKRIERALDEVGLGNGFRFRYPHQLSGGQRQRVAIARALIVEPSILLLDEPTSALDASVQAEVLNLLEQIRRDRNLTFVMVSHDLGVVTHMCEGLAVMRNGAVVERLTSGQLASADVHEDYTRNLMIASKGFVKA, from the coding sequence ATGAGTGCTGCGCTTTCAGTCGAGAATCTCAGCGTCATCTATGACGATTTTCATGCGCTTCAGGATGTCAGCATCGCGGTGGCATCCGGCGGCTCCTTCGGGCTGGTTGGGGAATCGGGTTCCGGCAAGTCGACGCTGCTTCGTGCGGTAGCGGGCCTTGCGCCAGTCAAGGGTGGCGCAATTCGCGTTCATGATCGGCTGCTGCAGGGGTCAAAACGCAGCAAGGCTTTTTATCGAAATGTCCAGATGGTGTTCCAGGACCCTTATGGCTCGCTGCACCCACGGCAGACGATCGACCGGCTGCTGCTCGAGCCATTGGCAATTCACGGGATTGCCGACAGCGAGAAGCGCATCGAACGGGCACTGGACGAGGTTGGCCTTGGAAACGGCTTCCGCTTTCGCTATCCGCACCAGCTTTCAGGCGGCCAGCGGCAGCGCGTGGCGATTGCGCGCGCCCTGATCGTCGAGCCGTCGATCCTGCTGCTCGATGAACCGACGTCGGCGCTCGACGCTTCCGTGCAGGCGGAGGTGCTCAATCTGCTGGAACAGATCAGGCGTGACCGCAATCTGACCTTTGTCATGGTGAGCCACGACCTTGGTGTCGTCACCCATATGTGTGAAGGGCTTGCCGTGATGCGCAACGGTGCTGTCGTCGAGCGGCTGACCTCGGGCCAATTGGCCAGTGCGGATGTTCACGAGGACTACACGAGAAATTTGATGATAGCGAGCAAAGGCTTCGTCAAAGCCTGA
- a CDS encoding ABC transporter ATP-binding protein yields the protein MTALLTVDNLKVSYPTRTGVIEAVRGVSFTLVKERLGIVGESGSGKSQTGRAIMGLTPKHGIVTADRLNFAGIDLLQASAKERRRLRGKRIAMVLQDPKYSLDPVMSIGRQICETLRTHEKVGKAEATERALAMLEAVQIRDPKRVFDLYPHEVSGGMGQRAMIAMMLIAGPELLIADEPTSALDVTVQLDVLKILDKLVSERGMGLIFVSHDLRLVSSFCDRVIVMYAGKIVEELRASDLKNAQHPYTQGLLNCMPQIGEDRHPLPVLDRKPEWAA from the coding sequence GTGACGGCTTTGCTGACGGTTGACAATCTGAAGGTCAGCTACCCGACGCGCACTGGCGTGATCGAAGCTGTTCGCGGCGTTTCCTTCACACTGGTCAAGGAACGCCTCGGCATTGTCGGGGAGTCCGGATCCGGCAAGTCGCAGACCGGCCGCGCGATCATGGGGCTCACGCCGAAGCATGGCATCGTCACGGCCGACAGGCTCAACTTCGCCGGCATCGATCTGCTCCAGGCTTCAGCGAAAGAACGGCGGCGTCTGCGCGGCAAGCGCATCGCCATGGTGTTGCAGGATCCGAAATATTCACTCGATCCGGTGATGTCGATCGGCCGGCAGATCTGCGAGACGCTGAGAACGCATGAGAAGGTCGGCAAGGCCGAGGCGACCGAACGGGCGCTTGCCATGCTGGAGGCGGTGCAGATCCGTGATCCGAAGCGTGTCTTCGATCTCTATCCGCATGAGGTCTCAGGTGGCATGGGCCAGCGTGCAATGATCGCCATGATGCTGATTGCCGGGCCGGAACTGCTCATCGCAGACGAGCCGACCTCGGCACTCGACGTCACCGTGCAGCTCGACGTGTTGAAGATCCTGGACAAGCTGGTTTCCGAGCGCGGCATGGGGCTTATCTTCGTGTCGCATGATCTGCGCCTTGTTTCCTCGTTCTGCGACCGCGTCATCGTGATGTATGCCGGAAAGATCGTTGAAGAGCTTAGGGCTTCCGACCTCAAAAATGCGCAGCACCCCTATACGCAAGGACTTTTGAATTGCATGCCGCAAATCGGCGAAGATCGCCATCCGCTGCCGGTGCTCGACCGCAAGCCGGAGTGGGCCGCATGA
- a CDS encoding ABC transporter permease, giving the protein MTVPVSQPAPMTRRQWLLSDRPQSRMQARLGRAYVTWRQFSANRLAVLGLIIIVALLLVAAFANLLATHSPVVGDLKNARLLPPGTGEYLLGTDDQGRDILSRLIYGSRLTLFVVVLVAIISAPIGLIVGTVSGYAGGWVDAVLMRITDIFLAFPKLVLALAFVAALGPGIQNAIIAIAITSWPPYARIARAETLTVRRSDYISAVRLMGASPVRIIIRHVMPLCLSSLIVRVTLDMAGIILTAAGLGFLGLGAQPPLPEWGAMIASGRRFILDQWWVAAMPGIAILIVSLGFNLLGDGLRDALDPKETDQ; this is encoded by the coding sequence ATGACAGTTCCGGTCAGCCAGCCAGCGCCGATGACCCGCCGCCAGTGGCTGCTTTCCGATCGTCCGCAATCGCGCATGCAGGCTCGTCTCGGGCGCGCCTATGTGACCTGGCGGCAGTTCAGTGCGAACAGGCTTGCCGTCCTTGGTCTCATTATCATTGTCGCGCTGCTGCTCGTTGCCGCCTTCGCTAATCTGTTGGCCACGCATTCGCCGGTGGTCGGCGACCTAAAGAATGCGCGACTTCTGCCGCCGGGTACCGGCGAGTATCTGCTCGGCACGGACGACCAGGGTCGCGATATCCTTTCGCGCCTGATCTACGGGTCGCGGCTGACGCTGTTCGTCGTCGTGCTCGTAGCGATCATCTCGGCGCCGATTGGATTGATTGTCGGCACGGTCTCCGGCTATGCCGGCGGATGGGTGGATGCAGTGTTAATGCGTATCACCGACATCTTCCTGGCGTTCCCGAAGCTGGTGCTGGCTCTTGCCTTTGTCGCCGCGCTCGGGCCGGGCATCCAAAATGCGATCATCGCGATTGCAATCACGTCCTGGCCTCCTTACGCCCGCATCGCCCGGGCGGAAACGCTGACGGTGCGGCGCTCGGATTATATCTCGGCCGTCAGGCTGATGGGTGCATCGCCGGTTCGCATCATCATCCGCCACGTCATGCCGCTCTGCCTCTCGTCGCTGATCGTTCGCGTAACGCTCGACATGGCTGGTATTATCCTGACGGCTGCCGGTCTCGGCTTTCTCGGTCTCGGCGCGCAGCCGCCACTGCCGGAATGGGGCGCGATGATCGCCTCGGGTCGCCGTTTCATTCTCGATCAATGGTGGGTCGCGGCCATGCCGGGTATTGCGATTCTCATCGTCAGCCTCGGTTTCAACCTGCTTGGCGACGGCCTGCGCGATGCGCTCGATCCCAAGGAGACCGACCAGTGA
- a CDS encoding ABC transporter permease: protein MSILETKMEARPAKGRAAPLAKAIGRFLVAAVTTYLGLLAVTFFIGRVVPIDPVLAILGDRAPTHVVERVREELGFNLPLYQQFFIYIKGILSGDFGNSVLTTNPVMTDIRRVFPATIELATLGTIIGAVIGIPLGVLAAVRRGSFADQIVRVVGLVGYSVPIFWLALISLVIFYAQLRWVAFPGRIDIVFEYTFTPITGFYLIDSIWQRQWDVFYDVFRHIILPASLLGYFSLAYISRMTRSFMLNELSQEYIVAARAKGLSETRVIWGHALRNAAVPLVTVIALSYAGLLEGSVLTETVFSWPGIGLYITNSLQNADMNAVLGGTIVIGTVFIGINLLSDLLYRTLDPRTRSR from the coding sequence TTGAGCATTCTGGAAACAAAAATGGAGGCGCGGCCCGCAAAGGGCCGTGCCGCTCCTCTCGCGAAAGCAATCGGGCGTTTCCTCGTTGCTGCCGTTACGACCTATCTCGGACTTCTGGCCGTCACCTTTTTCATCGGCCGTGTCGTGCCGATCGATCCGGTTCTTGCGATCCTGGGCGACCGCGCGCCGACGCATGTCGTTGAGCGCGTGCGGGAAGAGCTCGGCTTCAATCTGCCGCTCTATCAGCAATTCTTCATCTATATCAAAGGTATCCTTTCCGGTGATTTCGGCAATTCGGTTCTGACCACCAATCCGGTGATGACCGATATCCGCCGCGTCTTTCCGGCGACGATCGAGCTTGCAACCCTCGGCACCATCATCGGTGCCGTGATCGGCATTCCGCTGGGCGTGCTTGCAGCTGTCCGGCGCGGCAGCTTTGCCGACCAGATTGTGCGTGTCGTCGGGCTTGTCGGCTATTCCGTGCCGATCTTCTGGTTGGCGCTGATTTCGCTCGTCATATTTTATGCGCAGCTGCGCTGGGTCGCCTTTCCGGGGCGCATCGACATCGTCTTTGAATATACGTTCACGCCGATTACCGGCTTCTATCTGATCGACAGCATCTGGCAGAGGCAGTGGGATGTATTTTATGACGTCTTCCGGCACATCATCCTGCCGGCATCGCTGCTTGGCTATTTCTCGCTCGCCTATATCAGCCGCATGACGCGCAGCTTCATGCTGAACGAACTCAGCCAGGAATATATCGTTGCTGCACGCGCCAAGGGGCTTTCGGAAACCCGCGTAATCTGGGGCCATGCATTGCGTAATGCAGCGGTGCCGCTCGTGACTGTGATCGCACTTTCCTATGCCGGTCTACTCGAGGGCTCAGTGTTGACAGAAACCGTTTTCTCCTGGCCCGGCATTGGCCTTTACATTACCAATTCGCTTCAGAACGCCGACATGAACGCCGTCCTCGGCGGCACGATCGTCATCGGCACGGTCTTCATCGGCATCAACCTTCTGTCCGATCTCCTCTATCGGACGCTCGATCCAAGGACGCGAAGCCGATGA
- a CDS encoding ABC transporter substrate-binding protein, whose product MTITKLSRNFRALSAGAALSLLMLTAPGAYAETPKDTLVEGFAIDDIITMDPGEAFELSTAEMTTNTYSLLVRLDLDDTSKVKGDLAESWSVSDDGLTYTFKLKPGLKFASGNPITAEDVAWSFERAVKLDKSPAFILTQFGLTGDNVTEKAKAADENTFVFTVDKAYAPSFVLNCLTATVASVVDKKLVMEHLKPMTPSAEYKYDNDFGNEWLKTGYAGSGAYKLREWRANEVVVLERNDNYYGDKAKLNRVIYRYMKESAAQRLALEAGDIDIARNLEPGDLEAVSKNADLAATSAPKGTIYYVSLNLKNEHLKKPEVQQAFKYLVDYDAISSTLIKGIGEIHQTFLPKGQLGAIDENPFKLDVAKAKELLAKAGLPDGFSVTMDVRNTQPVTGIAESMQQTLGQAGVKLEIIPGDGKQTLTKYRARTHDMYIGQWGSDYFDPNSNADTFTANPDNSDAGTNKTLAWRNAFETPELDKQAKAALLERDSAKRAAIYEDIQKKYLENSPFVFIFQQIEVAGYRKNLKDFKLGPSFDTNYVGPIAKE is encoded by the coding sequence ATGACGATTACCAAACTCAGCCGCAATTTTCGCGCCCTTTCGGCGGGGGCTGCGCTTTCGCTGCTCATGCTGACGGCGCCTGGCGCTTATGCCGAGACGCCGAAGGATACGCTCGTCGAAGGTTTCGCCATCGACGACATCATTACCATGGATCCGGGCGAGGCTTTCGAGCTTTCGACGGCGGAAATGACCACCAATACCTATAGCCTGCTGGTCCGCCTCGACCTGGACGACACGTCGAAGGTCAAGGGCGATCTTGCCGAAAGCTGGAGCGTCTCGGATGACGGCCTGACCTATACGTTCAAGCTGAAGCCCGGACTGAAGTTCGCCTCCGGCAATCCGATCACGGCCGAGGATGTTGCCTGGTCCTTCGAGCGCGCCGTCAAACTCGACAAGAGCCCGGCATTCATCCTGACACAGTTCGGTCTGACTGGTGACAACGTCACCGAAAAGGCCAAGGCGGCGGACGAAAATACCTTCGTCTTCACGGTCGACAAGGCCTATGCACCCAGCTTCGTGCTGAATTGCCTGACGGCGACAGTTGCCTCCGTGGTCGACAAGAAGCTGGTGATGGAACACCTCAAGCCGATGACGCCGAGCGCGGAATACAAGTATGACAACGACTTCGGTAATGAGTGGTTGAAGACGGGCTATGCCGGTTCCGGTGCCTACAAGCTGCGCGAATGGCGCGCCAACGAAGTTGTCGTGCTGGAGCGCAACGACAATTACTACGGCGACAAGGCGAAGCTGAACCGCGTCATTTATCGCTACATGAAGGAAAGTGCCGCGCAACGTCTGGCGCTGGAGGCGGGCGACATCGATATCGCGCGCAACCTCGAGCCAGGTGATCTCGAGGCTGTTTCGAAGAACGCCGACCTTGCGGCGACGAGCGCACCGAAAGGCACGATCTATTACGTCAGCCTCAACCTCAAGAACGAGCACCTGAAGAAACCGGAGGTACAGCAGGCCTTCAAGTATCTCGTCGATTATGACGCGATCAGTTCGACCCTCATCAAGGGCATCGGCGAAATCCACCAGACCTTCTTGCCGAAGGGCCAGCTTGGTGCGATTGACGAAAATCCATTCAAGCTCGACGTTGCCAAGGCCAAGGAATTGCTGGCAAAAGCCGGCCTTCCGGATGGCTTCTCCGTGACGATGGACGTGCGCAACACGCAGCCGGTCACCGGCATTGCCGAATCCATGCAGCAGACGCTGGGGCAAGCCGGCGTGAAGCTCGAAATCATTCCGGGCGATGGTAAGCAGACGCTGACAAAATATCGCGCCCGCACGCACGACATGTACATCGGCCAGTGGGGTTCCGACTATTTCGACCCGAACTCGAATGCCGATACCTTCACGGCGAACCCGGACAATTCGGATGCAGGCACGAACAAGACGCTTGCGTGGCGCAATGCCTTCGAAACGCCGGAACTCGACAAGCAAGCCAAGGCCGCGCTGCTTGAGCGCGATAGCGCCAAGCGTGCTGCGATATATGAGGACATTCAGAAGAAGTACCTTGAGAACAGCCCCTTCGTCTTTATCTTCCAGCAGATCGAAGTCGCCGGCTATCGTAAGAACCTGAAGGACTTCAAACTCGGACCGAGCTTCGACACGAACTACGTCGGCCCGATCGCCAAGGAATAA
- a CDS encoding dipeptidase, whose product MQLVFDGHNDVLLRLWTHERDGNDSVAEFLNGTTSGHIDGPRARQGGLAGGLCAIYVPSGDLVFADPDRNGHYATPLAAPLDRLPSLGIATEMAAIALRLDKAGAWRLCRTVKDIRNAMASGIFAAVMHMEGCEAIGPDLAALEVFHAAGLRSLGPVWSRHNVFGHGVPFAFPMLPDTAPGLTGAGFELVRECNRLGIMIDLSHITEKGFWDVAKTTDQPLVATHSNVHALTPVARNLTDKQLDAIRESRGLIGLNYATAMLRPDGRSEGDTPISDMIRHINYLVDRVGIDCVALGSDFDGATIPDEIGDAAGNQKLIAALRDVGYGEVDLRKLASENWIRILASAWGEKNA is encoded by the coding sequence ATGCAGCTTGTCTTTGATGGCCACAATGACGTTCTCCTCAGGCTTTGGACACATGAAAGGGATGGCAACGATTCGGTTGCCGAATTTCTGAACGGAACGACGTCAGGCCATATCGACGGACCGCGCGCCCGGCAGGGTGGTCTCGCCGGCGGCCTCTGCGCCATCTACGTGCCCTCTGGCGATCTCGTCTTTGCCGACCCCGATCGGAACGGACATTACGCAACGCCGCTGGCGGCACCTCTCGACCGGCTGCCGTCGCTCGGCATTGCGACCGAGATGGCGGCGATCGCACTGCGTCTTGACAAGGCAGGCGCCTGGCGTCTCTGCCGGACGGTGAAGGACATCCGCAATGCCATGGCGAGCGGTATCTTTGCCGCGGTCATGCATATGGAAGGCTGCGAGGCGATCGGGCCTGATCTTGCGGCGCTCGAGGTCTTTCATGCGGCCGGCTTGCGCTCTCTGGGACCTGTCTGGAGCAGGCATAATGTCTTCGGGCACGGCGTGCCCTTCGCCTTTCCGATGTTGCCGGATACGGCGCCGGGGCTGACTGGCGCCGGCTTTGAGCTGGTGCGCGAATGTAATCGCCTGGGCATCATGATCGATCTGTCCCACATAACGGAAAAAGGCTTCTGGGACGTCGCGAAGACGACAGATCAACCTCTGGTCGCTACGCATTCGAACGTGCATGCGCTGACGCCGGTGGCGCGCAATCTGACGGATAAGCAGCTTGATGCAATCAGGGAGAGCAGAGGGCTTATCGGTCTCAATTACGCGACTGCGATGTTGAGACCCGATGGCCGCTCCGAGGGCGATACACCAATCAGCGACATGATCCGCCATATCAACTATCTCGTCGACCGCGTCGGGATCGATTGCGTTGCGCTCGGGTCCGATTTCGATGGCGCGACAATTCCGGACGAAATAGGCGACGCGGCCGGCAACCAGAAGCTGATTGCCGCTCTCCGGGACGTTGGATATGGTGAGGTGGACTTACGGAAACTCGCCAGCGAGAACTGGATTCGCATCCTGGCTTCGGCGTGGGGGGAGAAGAACGCCTGA
- a CDS encoding ABC transporter permease: MNTEAAESQAPLATRTRRHRVPPELSIFLVLIGIALVYEILGWIFVGQSFLMNPQRLTIMILQVSVIGIISVGVTQVIITGGIDLSSGSVVGMTAMIAASFAQASTWPRALYPGLTDMPFFVPIGVGLLIGLLAGYINGQLIAKTKIPPFIATLGMMVSARGISKWYTKGQPVSGLSDQFNFIGTGIWPVIVFLVVALIFHIALRYTRYGKFTYAIGANVQAARVSGINVEAHLIKVYAIAGLLAGLAGVVTAARAQTAQAGMGVMYELDAIAAAVIGGASLTGGVGRITGTVIGTVILGVMTSGFTFLRVDAYYQEIVKGLIIVAAVIVDVYRQKKRTKH; the protein is encoded by the coding sequence ATGAATACTGAGGCAGCCGAAAGCCAGGCCCCGCTTGCAACACGGACGAGGCGGCACCGCGTGCCGCCGGAACTCAGTATCTTCCTGGTGCTGATCGGTATCGCGCTCGTTTACGAAATTCTCGGCTGGATCTTCGTCGGCCAGAGTTTCCTGATGAACCCGCAGCGCCTGACGATCATGATCCTGCAGGTGTCGGTGATCGGGATCATTTCGGTCGGTGTCACACAGGTGATCATCACCGGCGGCATCGATCTCTCATCCGGTTCCGTCGTCGGTATGACGGCAATGATTGCGGCGAGTTTTGCCCAAGCATCGACATGGCCACGTGCGCTCTATCCAGGCCTGACCGACATGCCGTTTTTCGTGCCTATCGGCGTGGGCCTGCTGATCGGCCTCCTGGCCGGCTACATCAACGGACAGTTGATCGCCAAGACAAAGATTCCGCCCTTCATAGCTACGCTCGGGATGATGGTCTCGGCGCGCGGTATTTCCAAATGGTATACAAAGGGCCAGCCGGTATCAGGGCTTTCGGATCAGTTCAATTTCATCGGTACGGGCATCTGGCCGGTCATCGTGTTCCTTGTTGTGGCACTGATCTTCCACATCGCCCTTCGCTATACACGTTACGGCAAGTTTACCTATGCGATCGGCGCGAACGTGCAGGCGGCGCGTGTTTCCGGTATCAATGTCGAAGCGCACCTGATCAAGGTCTACGCGATCGCCGGCCTTTTGGCAGGTCTTGCCGGCGTCGTCACGGCAGCTCGTGCTCAAACCGCACAGGCCGGCATGGGCGTGATGTACGAACTCGATGCGATCGCTGCAGCCGTTATCGGAGGCGCGTCGCTGACAGGCGGTGTCGGCCGCATCACCGGTACGGTGATCGGCACGGTCATTCTCGGCGTGATGACGTCGGGCTTCACCTTCCTGCGGGTTGATGCCTATTACCAGGAGATCGTCAAAGGCTTGATCATCGTGGCGGCCGTCATCGTTGACGTCTACCGGCAGAAGAAGCGGACAAAGCACTAA
- a CDS encoding sugar ABC transporter ATP-binding protein: MAVSPSTMAAVRASGAVPNAEYLLSAEGIRKEFPGVVALDDVQFRLKRGSVHALMGENGAGKSTLMKILAGIYTPDKGDVRLKGVEIQLKSPLDALENGIAMIHQELNLMPFMTVAENIWIRREPKNRFGFVDHGEMYRMTEELFQRLNITIDPDIEVRHLSVASRQMVEIAKAVSYNSDVLIMDEPTSALTEREVAHLFEIIRGLKVHGIGIVYITHKMNELFEIADEFSVFRDGKYIGTHASTDVTRNDIIRMMVGREITQMFPKEEVPIGDVVLSVKNLTLNKVFHDVSFDVHAGEILGVAGLVGSGRSNVAETLFGVTPASSGTIELFGKKVDISSPTDAIRNHMAFLTEDRKDTGCLLILNVLENMQIAVLQDKFVKAGFVQEGAIEATCEDMARRLRVKTPNLDERIENLSGGNQQKVLIGRWLLTNPRILILDEPTRGIDVGAKAEIHKLVTEMARNGVAVIMISSEMPEVLGMSDRIMVMHEGRVTGFLNRDEATQVKVMELAAQ; this comes from the coding sequence ATGGCCGTCAGCCCTTCCACCATGGCCGCTGTTCGTGCAAGCGGAGCCGTCCCAAACGCGGAATATCTCCTGAGCGCCGAAGGCATCCGCAAGGAATTTCCCGGTGTGGTCGCACTCGATGATGTGCAGTTCCGGCTGAAGCGCGGCTCCGTGCACGCGCTGATGGGCGAGAACGGCGCCGGCAAATCGACACTGATGAAGATCCTGGCCGGCATCTATACGCCGGACAAGGGTGACGTGCGCCTGAAGGGCGTGGAAATACAGCTCAAGTCGCCGCTCGACGCGCTGGAAAACGGCATCGCCATGATCCATCAGGAACTGAACCTGATGCCTTTCATGACGGTTGCCGAAAACATCTGGATCCGCCGCGAGCCCAAGAACCGGTTCGGCTTCGTCGACCATGGCGAAATGTACCGGATGACTGAAGAGCTTTTCCAGCGGCTCAATATAACCATCGATCCTGATATCGAGGTTCGCCACCTCTCGGTCGCAAGCCGTCAGATGGTCGAGATCGCCAAAGCGGTTTCCTATAACTCCGACGTGCTCATCATGGACGAGCCGACATCGGCGCTCACCGAGCGCGAAGTGGCACATCTTTTTGAGATCATCCGCGGCCTGAAGGTGCACGGTATCGGTATCGTCTACATTACCCACAAGATGAACGAGCTGTTCGAGATCGCCGACGAGTTTTCGGTATTCCGCGACGGCAAATATATCGGCACGCACGCATCGACTGATGTGACGCGCAACGACATCATTCGGATGATGGTCGGCCGCGAGATCACGCAGATGTTCCCGAAGGAAGAGGTTCCAATCGGCGACGTGGTGCTTTCGGTCAAGAATCTGACTCTCAACAAGGTCTTCCATGATGTTTCGTTCGACGTGCACGCGGGCGAGATCCTCGGCGTTGCAGGCCTTGTGGGCTCAGGCCGTTCGAATGTCGCCGAGACGCTGTTCGGTGTGACGCCGGCAAGCTCCGGCACGATCGAGCTTTTCGGCAAGAAGGTCGATATCAGTTCGCCGACCGACGCGATCAGAAATCACATGGCGTTCCTCACCGAGGACCGCAAAGATACGGGCTGTCTGCTGATCCTCAATGTGCTCGAGAACATGCAGATCGCCGTGCTGCAGGACAAATTCGTCAAGGCCGGCTTCGTGCAGGAAGGCGCGATAGAAGCGACATGCGAGGACATGGCGCGCAGGCTTCGTGTCAAGACGCCGAACCTCGACGAGCGCATCGAGAATTTGTCGGGAGGCAATCAGCAGAAGGTACTGATCGGACGCTGGCTGCTGACCAACCCGCGTATCCTTATTCTCGACGAACCGACGCGCGGTATCGATGTCGGCGCCAAGGCGGAGATTCACAAGCTCGTGACGGAGATGGCCCGCAACGGCGTCGCGGTCATCATGATTTCGTCGGAGATGCCGGAGGTTCTCGGCATGAGTGACCGCATCATGGTCATGCATGAGGGACGGGTGACCGGTTTCCTCAATCGCGACGAAGCAACACAGGTCAAGGTGATGGAGCTCGCCGCACAGTGA
- a CDS encoding sugar ABC transporter substrate-binding protein, with product MRKFILGTAMALVMSTAAHAETVGVSMALFDDNFLTVLRNGMQDYAKTLDGVTLQVEDAQNDVAKQQSQIQNFIASKVDAIIVNPVDTDATTAMSKIAADAGIPLVYVNREPVNVDTLPDKQAFVASNEQESGTLETKEVCRLLGGKGKAIIMMGELSNQAARMRTKDVHDVVATDECKGIEIVEEQTANWSRTQGSDLMTNWLSSGIEFDAVISNNDEMAIGAIQALKAAGKDLSKIVIGGVDATQDALAAMQAGDLDVTVFQDAAGQGKGSLDAALKLAKGEKIEKKVYIPFQLVTPENVKDFVAKN from the coding sequence ATGAGAAAGTTTATCCTGGGCACTGCGATGGCGCTCGTCATGTCGACGGCTGCTCACGCAGAAACCGTTGGCGTTTCCATGGCGCTCTTCGACGACAACTTCCTGACCGTTCTGCGCAATGGCATGCAGGATTACGCCAAGACGCTGGATGGCGTGACGCTGCAGGTTGAAGACGCACAGAACGACGTCGCCAAGCAGCAGAGCCAGATCCAGAACTTCATCGCATCGAAGGTCGACGCCATCATCGTCAACCCGGTGGATACCGATGCCACCACTGCCATGTCGAAAATTGCCGCCGATGCCGGAATTCCACTCGTCTACGTGAACCGCGAGCCAGTCAATGTCGATACGCTTCCGGACAAGCAGGCGTTCGTTGCTTCCAACGAACAGGAGTCCGGCACGCTGGAAACCAAGGAAGTCTGCCGCCTTCTCGGTGGCAAGGGCAAGGCTATCATCATGATGGGCGAGCTTTCCAACCAGGCTGCCCGCATGCGCACCAAGGACGTTCATGACGTCGTCGCGACCGACGAATGCAAGGGCATCGAGATCGTCGAAGAGCAAACGGCCAACTGGTCCCGGACCCAGGGATCCGACCTGATGACCAATTGGCTCTCCAGCGGTATTGAGTTCGATGCCGTCATCTCGAACAATGACGAAATGGCAATCGGCGCGATCCAGGCGCTCAAGGCTGCCGGCAAGGATTTGAGCAAGATCGTCATCGGCGGCGTCGATGCCACACAGGATGCGCTCGCCGCCATGCAGGCCGGCGACCTCGACGTGACAGTGTTCCAGGACGCTGCCGGTCAGGGTAAGGGCTCTCTTGATGCGGCTCTGAAGCTCGCCAAGGGCGAAAAGATCGAGAAGAAGGTCTACATTCCCTTCCAGCTCGTCACGCCGGAAAACGTCAAAGACTTCGTTGCCAAGAACTGA
- a CDS encoding DUF1993 domain-containing protein, which produces MSISMYRLTVPVFQRGLATLKNYLDKAEAYANEKGIDPNELVAARLAPDMLPLSGQYQRASDTAKLAVARLTATEAPKFEDSETTIAELRGRVVKTEAYLATIAPEALEGTETNEVTIAPGGNKMTFRGDEYVTTFALPNFYFHVATAHAILRNQGAPVGKIDYLGRFS; this is translated from the coding sequence ATGTCCATTTCCATGTACCGCCTGACCGTTCCGGTGTTTCAGCGCGGGCTTGCGACACTGAAAAACTACCTCGACAAGGCCGAGGCTTATGCAAACGAGAAGGGGATTGATCCGAATGAACTGGTCGCCGCCAGGCTTGCACCCGATATGCTGCCGCTGTCCGGCCAATATCAACGCGCAAGCGACACCGCCAAGCTGGCAGTCGCCCGCCTGACCGCCACCGAGGCACCGAAATTCGAGGACAGCGAAACGACGATCGCCGAACTTCGCGGGCGCGTCGTCAAAACCGAGGCCTATCTCGCGACGATAGCGCCGGAAGCGCTCGAAGGCACCGAGACGAATGAAGTGACGATCGCGCCCGGCGGAAACAAGATGACCTTCCGCGGCGACGAATATGTCACGACCTTTGCACTGCCGAACTTCTATTTTCACGTCGCGACGGCACACGCGATCCTGCGCAATCAGGGCGCACCGGTCGGCAAGATTGATTATCTCGGTCGCTTCTCGTGA